The segment TCCACGATTGGTATTTGCATAGTTGTAGGCCTGGTCAGGAGTTTCCAGAACATCACCAGTGAATGCCTCTATATAACTGCGCATTACAACACCATCATCGTTTGCATAATACACAACCCACCATCTGCCCATCTGGTAGATATTCTCCTCTTTCACGTCAGCATCGATCTGCTCTCTGGCTATGTCCAATGCATCTTCAATGGTTTCAACGGTCAATTCATAAGAGCCGGAATAGGCAGCTGCCTGGTTATAACCAGTATATCCTGATGTGTATGCACCATAAGCAGGGCATCCTCCCCATCCGGACCCCGGACCTGAACCGTAAGCAGCCTGGACAATACCGGTTTGCATAGTCAGGGCGATCATTCCTGCACCTGCAAGAACTATGGCTCCCATCAAAAGTGCGTTTGTTGTCGTTTTCATATTGTTCACATCCTTTGTTCAGTTCAAACTATGTAACCATAGTTTGTATATGTAGCCTACATGTTACGCATGTACTCGTAAGTACTTAAGGATTGTGCTTTTAGATGACACAACCATAAGGCAGGAATAATATTTACAAGATAAAACAAAAGCAAGAGATACAATAGATGGAAAAGAGGAGAGCTGCTGTCATCATTTTCGATGGCAGCATTGGAGTAGATTAGATTTCAACGTTATCAGGCTGTTATGGCAACCTTCTCCCTCCTTCCGGGCATCCTCAGCCCGATACCAACCGCTATGTAGTATCCTGCATAGGTCAGCACTTCGATAAGCGATGGGTTTCCGTTGTATCCGAACAGGGATTTCATGACAGAACCAAAGGTTCCTTTCTCATCGATGATGTGATTGATATCCCAGACATGTTCCACAACGATCGGAACCACACCTGCTTCCTGAAGCTCATGGACACCGTGTGCTGCCAGTCCTGCTGCAAAGAGGATCAGGAAGATACTGGTAACCTTGAAGAAGTTGTTCATGCTTGTGTGTGACGAGTATTTGAACACAAGATATGCAACAACGACGGATACGGAAAGACCAGCAATTCCTCCATAGAGCACAGCGTTTGTCTCCGTGTTCATCGCTGCTGCCCCGAGGAAGAGGACTGTCTCGATACCCTCCCTAAATACGGAAAGAAATGCCAGTCCAAAGAGTCCATAGGCCTTCTTCCCTTCGACCTGCTCCTGTATTGTCGTAGAGATATTGTTGCTTTCACGTGCCATCCAGATGATCATGGATGTCAGGATGACCGCTGCCACCAGCATTACGATCCCTTCAAAGAGCTCCTCATTACGCCCTTCAAATTGTATCGAAAGGAGGTTGAAGACAACTGCAGCGGCCAGGCTTCCAACGATTGCCAGTCCGGTAGCACCATATACGTACTTGTTCAGTTCCGTTCGTCTTGTCTGCACAAGATATGCGAGGATGATCCCCACGATAAGAAAGGCTTCAAGCCCTTCCCTGAATGTTATCATAAAGCTTGAGAACATTTTTATCAATCCTATTATTGTTTGGTATGCCTAACAAATATAGGGATGATATATTGTAGTTAGTATTGCGGCAAATATTGCAAAGCGCACTTAAAGGTAACAATGTCATTACCAAGTTTTTGATTTATTCACGAATTTCATAATCATCACAATCCAGAGGTGAATCTTTCATGGCTTCGGCCCTGATACGACCTTTTTCAAGTGCTGT is part of the Methanococcoides methylutens MM1 genome and harbors:
- a CDS encoding PepSY domain-containing protein, encoding MKTTTNALLMGAIVLAGAGMIALTMQTGIVQAAYGSGPGSGWGGCPAYGAYTSGYTGYNQAAAYSGSYELTVETIEDALDIAREQIDADVKEENIYQMGRWWVVYYANDDGVVMRSYIEAFTGDVLETPDQAYNYANTNRGYGMMYGYGYGMGHGPGMGYSRMYRY
- a CDS encoding FTR1 family protein, with amino-acid sequence MFSSFMITFREGLEAFLIVGIILAYLVQTRRTELNKYVYGATGLAIVGSLAAAVVFNLLSIQFEGRNEELFEGIVMLVAAVILTSMIIWMARESNNISTTIQEQVEGKKAYGLFGLAFLSVFREGIETVLFLGAAAMNTETNAVLYGGIAGLSVSVVVAYLVFKYSSHTSMNNFFKVTSIFLILFAAGLAAHGVHELQEAGVVPIVVEHVWDINHIIDEKGTFGSVMKSLFGYNGNPSLIEVLTYAGYYIAVGIGLRMPGRREKVAITA